The genomic interval GCCCGTCGGGTGGAACTGGAAGAACTCCATGTCCTCCAGCGGCAGACCGCGGCGGTAGGCCGCTGCCTGGCCGTCACCGGTCAGGGTGTGCGCGTTCGACGTCACCTTGAAGAACTTGCCGGTGCCGCCGGAGGCGAAGATGATCGCCTTCGCCTGGAAGACGTGGATCTCGCCGGTCGCCAGCTCGTACGCGACGACGCCCGCGGACTTGCGGACCCCGTCGACGTCCTGCATCAGCAGGTCGAGGACGTAGAACTCGTTGAAGAACTCCACACCCTCCTTGACGCAGTTCTGGTACAGCGTCTGGAGGATCATGTGGCCGGTGCGGTCCGACGCGTAGCAGGACCGGCGGACCGGGGCCTCACCGTGGTTGCGGGAGTGACCGCCGAAGCGGCGCTGGTCGATGGTGCCGTCCGGGGTGCGGTTGAACGGCAGGCCCATCTTCTCCAGGTCGAGAACGGAGTCGATGGCCTCCTTCGCCAGGATCTCAGCGGCGTCCTGGTCGACCAGGTAGTCGCCGCCCTTGATCGTGTCGAAGGTGTGCCACTCCCAGTTGTCCTCCTCCACGTTCGCCAGCGCGGCGGCCATGCCGCCCTGCGCGGCGCCCGTGTGGGACCTGGTCGGGTACAGCTTCGTCAGCACGGCGGTGCGGCTGCGCTTCGTCGACTCGATGGCCGCGCGCATGCCGGCGCCACCGGCGCCGACGATGACGGTGTCGTACTTGTGAATCTTCATGGTGGTTGCCTCAGCCCCGGGCCTAGCGGATGTTCGGGTCGAAGGTGAAGATCACCAGCGTGCCCAGAAGGACGGTGAACACCGTGGCGGTGTACAGCAGGTTCTTCAGCCAGAAGCGGGTGTTGGGCCGCTCCGCGTAGTCGTTGATGACGGTACGCAGGCCGTTGGCGCCGTGCAGCATCGCGAGCCACAGCATGAGCAGGTCCCAGGTCTGCCAGAACGGCGAGGCCCAGCGGCCGGCCACGAAGGCGAAGCCGATCTTGGACACGCCGCCGTCCAGCACGAGCTGGATCAGCAGGTGGCCGAGGACCAGGACGACCAGCACGATGCCGGACAGCCGCATGAACAGCCAGCCGTACAGCTCGAAGTTCGTGCGGGTGGCCTTGGGCGTCTTCTTGGTACGAACGCGTGGGGCTTCGATGACGGGAGCCGGGTTGTCGATATTGAACGGTCCCACAGGCTCTACGCCCTCGACGGGACCGACTGCGGAAGTGGTCTCAGACATGTCTGCGTCAGCTCCCGAAGACTTCGCGTACGGCGTGGCCGAGCACGGGGTAGAGCGCGCCTGCCATCAGCACGATCCAGATGCCCATGACGGTCCAGAGCATCTGCTTCTGGTAGCGGGGGCCCTTGGACCAGAAGTCCACGGCGACGACCCTGAGGCCGTTCAGCGCGTGGAACAGGATGGCGGCGACAAGGCCGTACTCGAGCAGTGCCACGAGAGGGGTCTTGTAGGTGGCCACGACATCGTCATACGCCTCGGGAGAGACGCGGA from Streptomyces spiramyceticus carries:
- the sdhC gene encoding succinate dehydrogenase, cytochrome b556 subunit, with product MPAGTLYRGREGMWSWVAHRVTGVLIFFFLFVHVLDTALVRVSPEAYDDVVATYKTPLVALLEYGLVAAILFHALNGLRVVAVDFWSKGPRYQKQMLWTVMGIWIVLMAGALYPVLGHAVREVFGS
- a CDS encoding succinate dehydrogenase hydrophobic membrane anchor subunit gives rise to the protein MSETTSAVGPVEGVEPVGPFNIDNPAPVIEAPRVRTKKTPKATRTNFELYGWLFMRLSGIVLVVLVLGHLLIQLVLDGGVSKIGFAFVAGRWASPFWQTWDLLMLWLAMLHGANGLRTVINDYAERPNTRFWLKNLLYTATVFTVLLGTLVIFTFDPNIR